In Desulfovibrio sp. 86, the following proteins share a genomic window:
- a CDS encoding LacI family DNA-binding transcriptional regulator: protein MTLDGENPRIAKKTTLKDVARMAGVSSATVSMILNGREGVSFAEETVKGVMAAAAKLNYGRERRAKAVIEGGPVILVVVPNVTNPYYATIIQAVQQAAAEKNYTTCISTTYRSLESELAAVQLAQSTGMAGIIFTMLAHPDEVLSRVGSKVPIVVMGDRRVDLSVDTVELNNYDAGSLIARHMCELGHKHMAYISTTLDSCNSIRMQRLKGLQNTISHLCPEGTLLVKSRTITPKVELDNLLIEYSVGHELAQGCFEDKKITAFIAVNDMVAYGVMDAVLEAGFSIPGDYSVCGFDNLLPSQFDKVALTTVEHYIQDKGHNALDLLHARISGQISSRNITRVEISHKLIVRSSTGLPRTRPV, encoded by the coding sequence ATGACGCTTGATGGTGAAAACCCGAGAATCGCCAAAAAAACCACGCTGAAGGACGTAGCCCGTATGGCGGGCGTATCTTCCGCCACGGTTTCAATGATACTCAACGGGCGTGAAGGCGTATCCTTTGCGGAAGAAACCGTAAAAGGGGTTATGGCCGCCGCCGCCAAGCTGAATTACGGCCGCGAGCGCCGGGCCAAAGCGGTCATCGAGGGCGGGCCTGTCATATTGGTTGTCGTGCCCAACGTCACCAATCCCTACTACGCCACCATCATCCAGGCCGTGCAGCAGGCCGCCGCCGAAAAAAATTACACCACCTGCATATCCACCACCTACCGCAGTCTTGAAAGTGAACTTGCCGCAGTGCAACTGGCGCAATCCACCGGCATGGCGGGCATCATCTTCACCATGCTGGCCCACCCGGATGAAGTTCTTTCCCGCGTGGGGAGCAAGGTGCCCATTGTGGTCATGGGCGACAGGCGCGTGGACCTCAGCGTGGACACTGTTGAACTGAACAACTATGACGCAGGCAGCCTTATTGCCCGGCATATGTGCGAACTGGGGCATAAACATATGGCCTACATTTCCACAACGCTGGATTCCTGCAACTCCATCCGCATGCAGCGCCTCAAGGGCCTCCAAAACACCATCAGTCATCTGTGTCCGGAAGGAACCCTGCTGGTCAAAAGCCGCACCATCACGCCAAAGGTTGAACTGGATAACCTGCTCATAGAGTACAGCGTTGGGCATGAGCTTGCACAGGGCTGCTTTGAGGATAAAAAAATCACCGCGTTCATAGCTGTAAACGACATGGTCGCCTATGGCGTCATGGACGCCGTGCTCGAAGCGGGCTTCAGCATACCCGGAGATTACAGCGTTTGCGGTTTCGACAACCTTTTGCCGTCACAGTTCGACAAAGTGGCCCTGACCACAGTGGAACACTATATTCAGGATAAAGGGCACAACGCCCTGGATCTGCTGCATGCAAGAATCAGCGGGCAGATATCAAGCCGCAACATCACCAGAGTTGAGATAAGCCACAAACTCATTGTACGCTCGTCCACAGGACTGCCCCGGACGCGCCCCGTATAG
- a CDS encoding MFS transporter: MPSAEMDRHTTSKKEMRKVVIASLLGATIEWYDFFLYGVVAGIVFNKLYFPTADPFMGTILAYSTFAIGYLARPLGGFIFGHYGDKLGRKRMLILTMLIMGIATVCIGLVPTYASIGIAAPILLQTLRLCQGLGLGGEWGGAVLMTYEYANKREKAFYASIPQMGLATGLCLASGVVALLSWLLTNEQFMQWGWRLAFILSIVLVAIALYVRTHILETPEFRKVQDEGHTEKKVMPIVSVCKNYPGNIALGVGARWIDGVFFNVLAVFSISYLVQYINVTRTEALTAVMIAALLMCPFILIAGRLADRFGRGRIYGLASLACGLTIFPAFWLMQGSGGNMFIIGLAIAIPLSICYAGVFGPEAALFSDLFPAEVRYTGISIVYQFPGFLVAGIVPGVCTALMQWNDGNPFYICIFVLIAAATSAFSAFTIQRRHNRAERQTQALDGVQAGAKL; encoded by the coding sequence ATGCCCAGCGCAGAAATGGATAGACATACCACCAGCAAAAAAGAAATGCGCAAGGTGGTTATTGCCAGTTTGCTCGGCGCCACCATCGAGTGGTACGACTTTTTCCTTTATGGGGTCGTGGCGGGCATCGTTTTTAACAAGCTCTATTTCCCCACAGCCGATCCTTTCATGGGAACCATCCTGGCGTACAGCACCTTTGCCATCGGCTATCTTGCGCGCCCGCTGGGCGGCTTCATCTTCGGGCACTACGGCGACAAGCTGGGACGTAAACGCATGCTTATACTGACCATGCTCATCATGGGCATTGCCACTGTTTGCATAGGGCTTGTGCCTACCTATGCATCTATCGGCATAGCCGCCCCCATCCTGCTGCAAACCCTGCGCTTGTGTCAGGGGCTCGGCCTTGGCGGCGAATGGGGTGGAGCTGTTCTCATGACCTATGAATACGCCAATAAGCGGGAAAAGGCTTTTTACGCCAGTATTCCGCAAATGGGTCTGGCCACGGGGCTTTGCCTTGCTTCCGGGGTGGTGGCCCTGCTTTCCTGGCTGCTGACCAATGAGCAGTTCATGCAGTGGGGCTGGCGGCTCGCCTTTATTCTCAGTATCGTGCTTGTCGCCATTGCCCTTTATGTGCGTACCCACATCCTTGAAACCCCAGAATTTCGCAAGGTTCAGGACGAAGGTCACACTGAAAAAAAGGTCATGCCCATTGTTTCCGTGTGCAAAAACTATCCTGGCAATATTGCCCTTGGCGTGGGCGCGCGCTGGATTGACGGCGTGTTCTTCAACGTGCTTGCCGTGTTCTCCATCAGCTATCTTGTGCAGTACATCAACGTCACCCGCACCGAGGCCCTGACGGCGGTTATGATCGCGGCGCTGCTGATGTGCCCCTTTATTCTCATCGCCGGACGCCTTGCCGACCGTTTTGGGCGGGGCCGCATTTACGGCCTGGCCAGCCTGGCCTGCGGGCTGACCATATTCCCGGCGTTCTGGCTTATGCAGGGCAGCGGCGGCAATATGTTCATCATCGGCCTTGCCATAGCCATTCCACTCAGTATCTGCTATGCGGGCGTTTTTGGGCCCGAAGCCGCGCTCTTTTCCGATCTTTTTCCGGCAGAGGTGCGCTATACAGGCATATCCATAGTCTACCAGTTCCCGGGTTTTCTTGTGGCAGGCATTGTGCCTGGGGTGTGTACGGCGCTTATGCAGTGGAATGACGGCAATCCGTTCTATATCTGCATCTTTGTGCTCATTGCGGCCGCAACCAGCGCATTTTCCGCCTTCACCATCCAGCGTCGGCACAACAGGGCAGAGCGCCAGACGCAGGCGCTCGACGGCGTTCAGGCCGGGGCAAAGCTGTAA